Proteins co-encoded in one Sediminispirochaeta bajacaliforniensis DSM 16054 genomic window:
- the cbiD gene encoding cobalt-precorrin-5B (C(1))-methyltransferase CbiD, producing MAQWYDQELGKVSGMRLGITTGSCAQAAARAALEFLLGTFADKRVEITLPKGHRRYSGRQILVPIEHIGATSDGIGAEALVRKDSGDDPDITDGILIGARVRLKEGNGVEIDGAEGVGRITRPGLAGKVGEAAINPVPRKMIREELLPLLPEGRGCQVEIFVPEGAALAGKTWNPRIGILGGISIIGTKGVVEPKSEEAYKASINRVIHSYLKSGMSRLIITPGYVGEAFLSSRGIALDRVVTVGDHVGHALLRGADHGAKELLLVGHIGKLTKIAVAMFNTHWSSGDARLEVIAAYAGAAGASAEMVRRLLSLNLAEEAVALIHDWGLDEIWNAIARRAAERTEKLVERRCAIGVVLLDLKGNALGSWPKERVEGWLK from the coding sequence ATGGCACAGTGGTACGATCAGGAGCTGGGGAAGGTCTCGGGCATGCGTCTGGGGATCACCACCGGCAGCTGCGCTCAGGCAGCGGCCAGGGCCGCCCTTGAATTTCTCCTCGGCACCTTTGCGGATAAACGGGTCGAAATCACCCTTCCGAAGGGTCACAGGCGCTACAGCGGCAGGCAGATTCTTGTTCCCATAGAGCACATAGGGGCGACTTCCGACGGAATAGGGGCCGAGGCTCTGGTGCGCAAGGATTCGGGGGATGATCCCGACATCACCGACGGCATACTGATCGGTGCCAGGGTTCGCCTAAAAGAAGGGAACGGGGTCGAAATCGACGGCGCAGAAGGGGTCGGGCGCATTACCCGACCGGGGCTTGCCGGCAAGGTGGGAGAGGCGGCCATTAATCCGGTTCCCCGGAAGATGATACGAGAGGAGCTTTTACCCTTACTGCCAGAAGGGAGGGGCTGTCAGGTCGAAATCTTCGTTCCCGAAGGGGCTGCCCTGGCCGGAAAGACCTGGAATCCCCGGATCGGTATCCTGGGCGGGATCTCGATTATCGGAACCAAGGGGGTGGTCGAACCCAAGTCGGAGGAGGCCTACAAGGCATCCATCAACCGGGTGATCCACAGTTATCTGAAAAGCGGGATGAGCCGTTTGATTATTACCCCAGGCTATGTGGGTGAGGCCTTTCTCTCTTCCAGGGGCATCGCGTTGGACCGGGTGGTTACCGTGGGGGATCATGTGGGCCATGCCCTGCTCCGCGGGGCCGACCATGGGGCAAAGGAACTTCTTCTGGTCGGCCATATCGGAAAGCTAACAAAGATCGCCGTTGCCATGTTCAACACGCACTGGAGCAGCGGGGATGCCAGGCTCGAGGTGATCGCCGCCTATGCAGGCGCCGCCGGTGCCTCGGCCGAGATGGTCCGCAGGCTTCTGTCGCTGAACCTTGCCGAAGAGGCGGTTGCCTTGATACACGACTGGGGCCTCGATGAAATTTGGAACGCTATTGCCCGCCGGGCTGCCGAGCGGACGGAGAAACTGGTGGAGAGGCGTTGTGCGATCGGCGTCGTGCTTCTCGATTTGAAAGGCAATGCCCTGGGCTCCTGGCCGAAGGAGCGGGTGGAAGGATGGCTGAAATGA
- a CDS encoding precorrin-8X methylmutase, whose amino-acid sequence MNSSRGKVITEESFRIIRSRLGDFSAGDDVTEIVIRIAHTTGDVEFGKSCYVPKLSVKRGIEAISSGCPIVTDVEMVRTGIRAALAEKLGCRVHCFLNDTEVIDGARQSGETRSALGMRQAAECSLLNGAVVAIGNAPTALFALLSMIESGRVKPALVVGIPVGFVGALESKQALYDSGYPCITNLSERGGSPIAAAIVNGLLFLAEQRAEQRG is encoded by the coding sequence ATGAACAGTAGCAGAGGAAAGGTGATTACCGAAGAGAGTTTCCGCATCATCAGGAGCAGGCTTGGGGATTTTTCCGCAGGCGATGATGTGACGGAGATCGTGATCCGTATTGCCCATACCACCGGCGATGTTGAGTTTGGAAAGAGCTGTTATGTGCCTAAGCTTTCCGTGAAGCGGGGAATAGAGGCGATATCTTCGGGCTGCCCCATTGTCACCGATGTGGAGATGGTGCGGACGGGAATTCGTGCTGCTTTGGCAGAGAAACTGGGATGCCGTGTACACTGTTTTCTCAACGATACCGAGGTGATTGATGGGGCCAGGCAGAGCGGAGAGACCCGGTCGGCCCTGGGAATGCGGCAGGCGGCAGAGTGCTCTCTTTTGAACGGGGCCGTGGTTGCCATCGGCAATGCGCCAACCGCCCTTTTTGCGCTCCTTTCGATGATAGAATCGGGCCGGGTGAAACCGGCGCTTGTGGTCGGTATTCCGGTGGGCTTTGTCGGGGCCCTTGAGTCGAAACAGGCCCTTTACGATTCCGGTTATCCCTGCATTACCAACCTGAGCGAACGAGGCGGAAGTCCCATTGCCGCGGCCATCGTGAACGGATTGCTTTTTCTTGCCGAACAAAGGGCGGAACAGAGGGGCTGA
- a CDS encoding cobyrinate a,c-diamide synthase, producing MKRISSLTLPRFVIAGASSGSGKSTLTLALIEALRRRGYRPLPWKVGPDYIDPGHLSAAAGLPCRNLDPVLMGEAGMVSSFVGHCNEACRKEQKSLAVIEGVMGLFDGRGGISSEGSTASVAKSLSAPVIVVIDAGAAAQTAGAVALGMQQFDPDCPVAGFIANRIGSERHFSMVRRAVEGATGLPVLGWLPKSSMPSMPERHLGLVAAWEKEGRQRLSSLLHILGDAAAEHIDLDALLAIADSVSSLTPIRGESSDGIDISGRSGGADRAIAGIGTDTPCLAVAMDDAFHFYYQDNLDMLEALGARIVPFSPLSASRLPDGCDGVYIGGGYPELHAERLSANRTMIESIRAASFDNMPIYAECGGLMYLCRRLFVGGKGYPMAGLFDTEIEMGNKLSALGYHKARALRPSVIGPAGMELVGHIYRWSNMVKGPSENEWLFRLDKEGTIGFDGLSVRRSTAAYLHLHFTGVPEPARHLVAACREYRQSRSKNDEQ from the coding sequence ATGAAGCGTATCTCTTCCCTTACCCTTCCCCGTTTCGTGATTGCAGGAGCATCTTCCGGCAGCGGCAAGAGTACGCTGACCCTTGCGCTGATTGAGGCACTTCGTCGGCGCGGCTATCGGCCTCTTCCCTGGAAAGTCGGGCCCGACTATATCGATCCCGGTCACCTCTCTGCAGCCGCAGGCCTCCCTTGCCGAAATCTCGATCCGGTGCTGATGGGCGAAGCGGGAATGGTTTCCTCTTTTGTCGGGCACTGTAATGAGGCCTGCCGAAAAGAGCAGAAAAGCCTTGCGGTTATAGAGGGTGTTATGGGCCTTTTCGACGGCAGGGGCGGAATCTCTTCCGAAGGCTCCACCGCCTCGGTTGCAAAAAGCCTCTCGGCTCCCGTGATTGTGGTCATCGATGCGGGAGCTGCCGCCCAGACCGCCGGGGCGGTTGCCCTGGGCATGCAGCAGTTCGATCCCGACTGCCCTGTCGCCGGTTTTATCGCCAACAGAATCGGATCGGAGCGCCACTTCTCCATGGTTCGTAGGGCCGTGGAAGGGGCCACCGGTCTTCCGGTTCTGGGCTGGCTTCCGAAATCGTCCATGCCGTCCATGCCGGAACGCCATCTCGGCCTGGTGGCCGCCTGGGAGAAGGAGGGGCGGCAACGGCTTTCCTCGCTCCTGCATATCCTCGGCGATGCTGCTGCCGAGCATATCGACCTGGATGCTCTGCTTGCCATCGCCGACTCCGTTTCTTCCCTTACACCGATCCGGGGCGAAAGCAGCGATGGTATCGATATTTCGGGCAGGTCTGGTGGGGCCGATAGGGCTATAGCCGGGATCGGGACCGATACTCCTTGTCTTGCCGTGGCAATGGACGATGCCTTCCACTTCTACTACCAGGACAACCTCGATATGCTGGAAGCCTTGGGAGCCAGAATCGTTCCTTTCTCGCCTCTTTCGGCAAGCCGGCTTCCCGATGGCTGTGACGGTGTCTACATTGGTGGCGGTTATCCCGAGCTTCATGCAGAGCGACTTTCGGCAAACCGCACGATGATCGAATCGATTCGGGCCGCTTCTTTTGACAATATGCCCATCTACGCCGAATGCGGAGGGCTCATGTACCTTTGTCGGAGGCTGTTTGTCGGGGGAAAAGGGTATCCCATGGCCGGCCTCTTCGATACAGAGATCGAGATGGGCAACAAGCTTTCGGCCCTGGGCTACCACAAGGCCAGGGCACTAAGGCCGAGTGTGATCGGTCCTGCGGGAATGGAGTTGGTGGGACACATTTACCGTTGGTCAAATATGGTGAAAGGTCCATCCGAAAACGAATGGCTTTTTCGACTCGACAAGGAAGGAACGATAGGCTTTGACGGCCTTTCGGTGCGTAGGAGTACGGCTGCCTATCTTCATCTCCACTTTACCGGCGTTCCCGAACCTGCGCGACACCTTGTGGCGGCTTGCAGGGAGTATCGGCAATCAAGGAGTAAGAACGATGAACAGTAG
- a CDS encoding ABC transporter ATP-binding protein has translation MVIEADKLCLGYGGKPVVKDLSLSVPAGSWASIIGPNGCGKSTLLKALSRNLKPVSGSVRVMDRPLENYGGRSLARTMAFLAQTPQIPDYFSVKELVGYGRYPHTGWFGSLRPRDREAVEQALEATDMLDFSEREVASLSGGERQRAWIAMALAQEAELLLFDEPTTHFDIAYQFQILELIDRLRKEMGRTVVTVLHDLNQAARYSDQLFVMKNGCIFATGEPSVVLTPQLLGDVFSIDVRLLQDEELDCPFVVPLGGKQQ, from the coding sequence ATGGTCATTGAGGCTGATAAGCTTTGTCTTGGGTACGGCGGCAAACCGGTTGTTAAAGATCTCTCTCTTTCCGTGCCTGCCGGCTCCTGGGCATCAATCATCGGTCCCAACGGCTGCGGGAAATCGACGCTTCTGAAGGCCCTTTCCCGCAACCTGAAGCCTGTTTCCGGTTCCGTTAGGGTCATGGACCGGCCCTTGGAGAATTACGGAGGACGGAGCCTTGCCCGAACCATGGCCTTTCTCGCCCAAACTCCCCAGATCCCCGATTATTTTTCCGTGAAGGAACTGGTGGGCTATGGCAGATATCCCCATACCGGATGGTTCGGCAGCCTACGTCCCCGGGACCGGGAGGCTGTTGAGCAAGCGCTGGAGGCAACGGACATGCTTGACTTTAGCGAGCGTGAGGTTGCAAGCCTTTCCGGTGGTGAACGCCAGCGGGCCTGGATCGCCATGGCCCTGGCCCAGGAGGCGGAACTCCTGCTTTTCGACGAGCCGACGACTCATTTTGATATTGCCTACCAGTTCCAGATTCTCGAGTTGATTGACAGGTTGCGAAAGGAGATGGGGCGGACGGTGGTGACGGTGCTCCATGATCTCAACCAGGCGGCCCGTTACTCCGACCAGCTTTTTGTGATGAAAAACGGTTGTATTTTTGCTACCGGGGAACCCTCGGTGGTCCTTACTCCGCAGCTCCTTGGGGATGTCTTTTCCATCGATGTGCGGCTTCTGCAGGACGAGGAACTTGATTGTCCCTTTGTCGTTCCCCTGGGAGGAAAACAGCAATGA
- a CDS encoding FecCD family ABC transporter permease has translation MSRFDIRSRTSYRLAILVLLLCLLFVALLLAIRFGSSGFSFRQILRALFSDTTSVDHRILMMVRMPRAIAAALVGFCLALSGTLLQGVMRNPLASPNVIGVSAGAGLAAVCIYILFPGHYFLVTPVAFGGAFLATLLVYLLAWKGGASPLRLVLSGIAVSSFLGAGSNALMIFFPDRVQHVIGFMVGNLSAVTWQQVQILWPYALIGFLFSMLLADRLNILLLGDETANSLGLNVEASRMFFMLIASLLAASAVSIVGLLGFVGLIVPHVARLVIGNNARYLIPASALLGAVVVLLCDTLGRVLLRPQELPVGIIMAMLGAPFFLYLLRQKGEKMGGGHGH, from the coding sequence GTGAGCCGTTTCGATATCAGGAGCCGCACCAGTTACCGTCTTGCAATTTTAGTACTTCTTCTCTGTCTGCTGTTTGTCGCCCTCCTTTTAGCGATTCGTTTCGGCTCTTCCGGTTTTAGCTTCCGCCAGATCCTTCGGGCTCTGTTTTCCGACACTACGTCGGTGGACCACCGCATCCTGATGATGGTGCGGATGCCGCGAGCCATTGCCGCGGCCCTGGTCGGTTTTTGTCTTGCCCTTTCCGGTACACTCCTGCAGGGGGTGATGCGCAATCCCCTTGCCTCGCCGAATGTGATCGGGGTTTCCGCCGGGGCCGGGCTTGCGGCGGTCTGCATCTATATCCTTTTTCCCGGCCACTATTTCCTTGTGACGCCGGTGGCATTCGGCGGGGCCTTTTTGGCCACTCTTTTGGTCTACCTGCTGGCCTGGAAGGGGGGAGCATCCCCATTGCGTCTCGTCCTTTCGGGAATCGCCGTCTCCTCCTTTCTCGGCGCCGGAAGTAACGCCTTGATGATCTTCTTTCCCGATCGGGTTCAGCACGTGATCGGCTTTATGGTGGGAAATCTCTCTGCCGTCACCTGGCAGCAGGTCCAAATCCTGTGGCCCTACGCCCTCATAGGGTTTCTTTTTTCCATGCTATTGGCGGACCGACTCAACATTCTGCTTCTCGGCGACGAAACGGCCAATAGCCTGGGCCTCAATGTCGAGGCCTCCCGCATGTTTTTCATGCTGATTGCCTCCCTCCTCGCCGCATCTGCGGTCAGTATTGTGGGACTCCTGGGCTTTGTGGGGCTGATCGTTCCCCATGTGGCGCGGCTTGTGATCGGGAATAACGCCCGTTACCTCATTCCCGCTTCAGCCCTTCTCGGGGCCGTTGTTGTTCTTCTCTGCGACACCCTCGGGCGGGTCCTCCTTCGGCCTCAGGAGCTGCCGGTGGGTATCATCATGGCGATGTTGGGTGCACCCTTTTTCCTTTACCTGCTCAGGCAAAAGGGGGAGAAAATGGGAGGCGGCCATGGTCATTGA
- a CDS encoding ABC transporter substrate-binding protein: MVFVRRAFAIFLLLLCMSTLLSAGGTQEPTSGRKAVGSPQSGMAILGESDASVRFREASGRIVEIPKFPKRTVVMHNSILDLWYMAGGTSLARLRGAINVPAEAKDLPVLGSIASIDVEKIMKLEPDLLIFSGTSEYQRKISDFFASEGVASLGINYENYDDFRLIFDLFTRLNGRRDLYEEYLIPTQENVQSIIDRVPKGVHPKVCILFASTNYVKVETEETVTGDYCKRLGAVNIYRESAFEGAGRVDLSLEYILEQDPDFIFVTTMGDVEKCTARIEMEVSSNPVWASLSAVKNRRFHYLDKSFSIYKPSRAYPEAFQRIAELLYPGTDFSLGSGEGKAE; this comes from the coding sequence ATGGTTTTCGTTCGAAGGGCTTTCGCCATTTTTCTTTTGCTTTTGTGTATGTCAACTCTGCTTTCTGCCGGAGGGACACAGGAGCCGACATCCGGTCGAAAGGCGGTAGGTAGCCCGCAGTCGGGGATGGCGATTTTGGGCGAGAGCGACGCGTCGGTACGCTTTCGGGAGGCTTCGGGCCGGATTGTCGAGATTCCCAAATTCCCCAAACGAACCGTCGTCATGCACAATTCGATACTCGACCTCTGGTATATGGCCGGAGGAACAAGCCTTGCCCGCCTGAGGGGGGCAATCAATGTGCCCGCCGAGGCAAAAGATCTTCCCGTGCTTGGTTCCATTGCCAGTATCGATGTCGAAAAAATCATGAAACTGGAACCGGACTTACTTATCTTTTCGGGAACAAGTGAATACCAGCGAAAAATCAGTGATTTTTTTGCCTCCGAAGGGGTGGCAAGCCTTGGGATCAATTATGAAAACTATGATGATTTCCGTCTCATCTTCGATCTCTTTACCAGGCTCAACGGCCGACGGGATCTCTACGAAGAGTATCTGATACCGACGCAGGAAAATGTTCAGTCCATTATCGATCGGGTACCGAAGGGAGTACACCCGAAGGTGTGCATCCTCTTTGCTTCCACTAACTACGTGAAGGTGGAAACCGAGGAGACCGTGACCGGAGACTACTGCAAGCGTCTTGGAGCGGTGAATATTTATCGTGAATCGGCCTTCGAAGGAGCCGGTCGAGTCGACCTCAGTCTTGAATATATCCTCGAACAGGATCCTGATTTCATATTCGTCACCACCATGGGTGATGTGGAAAAGTGTACGGCCAGAATAGAGATGGAGGTTTCATCCAATCCCGTGTGGGCTTCCCTTTCGGCTGTGAAAAACCGACGGTTTCATTACCTGGATAAGTCCTTTTCCATCTATAAGCCGAGCCGTGCCTATCCCGAGGCATTTCAGAGGATTGCCGAACTCCTGTATCCCGGAACGGATTTCAGTCTCGGTTCCGGGGAGGGGAAGGCTGAGTGA
- a CDS encoding cobyric acid synthase, with protein MSQTLMIQGTSSNVGKSLLVAALCRIFARKGLRVFPFKSQNMALNSFVTSEGLEIGRAQALQATAAKRNAEVAMNPVLLKPEGNSSSQVVLMGKPWRRLSGGEYYKAKPALWGTITEVLDTIRKKNDLLIVEGAGSPAEINLKEHEIVNMRVASYLQAPVLLAADIDRGGVFAFLYGTLALLEPEERELVKGFIINKFRGDVELLKPGLDMLRDLTGGVPTLGVVPYLKEISLAQEDSVFLEEHRFFGSGSTGIAVILLPHISNYDDFDALTMEPGLQLRFVEHPRELGNPAAIILPGTKTTMADLLWLRQSGLAEAICRKAEEGTSIIGMCGGFQMLGKRIIDKEGVEGSAGSLRGLGLLDVTTYFSREKKTIQETGVLCSNQGTLAPLKGCKVDGYEIHMGHSALGESAGPFLATGSGGHDGAVSPDGRIIGTYFHGLFDEAAFRRGWLASLGWEPEGKPVSLVQKREEELVALADEVEAAIDMKQLEAIIGL; from the coding sequence ATGTCACAAACTTTGATGATCCAGGGAACATCCTCGAATGTCGGCAAAAGCCTCCTTGTCGCCGCCCTTTGCCGAATTTTTGCGCGAAAAGGGCTTCGGGTCTTTCCCTTTAAAAGCCAGAACATGGCCCTCAACTCTTTCGTAACCAGCGAGGGGCTGGAGATCGGCAGAGCCCAGGCCCTCCAGGCTACCGCGGCCAAACGGAATGCCGAGGTAGCCATGAATCCGGTACTTCTTAAGCCGGAGGGTAACAGCAGCTCCCAAGTGGTGCTGATGGGAAAGCCATGGCGCCGCCTGAGCGGAGGTGAGTATTACAAGGCGAAGCCTGCGTTGTGGGGAACCATCACCGAGGTCCTGGATACGATACGAAAAAAGAACGACCTGCTTATCGTCGAAGGAGCAGGCAGCCCCGCCGAGATCAACCTGAAGGAACACGAAATCGTCAACATGCGGGTGGCAAGCTATCTACAGGCCCCGGTTCTTCTGGCCGCCGATATCGACAGGGGGGGCGTTTTCGCATTCCTTTACGGTACCCTTGCCCTTCTCGAACCGGAGGAACGGGAACTGGTCAAAGGTTTTATCATCAATAAATTCCGGGGCGATGTCGAACTGCTCAAACCGGGGCTCGATATGCTCCGGGATCTGACAGGAGGCGTCCCGACCCTGGGCGTAGTTCCCTACCTGAAGGAGATATCCCTTGCCCAGGAAGATTCGGTGTTTCTCGAAGAGCACCGCTTTTTCGGCTCGGGAAGTACCGGGATAGCGGTCATACTCCTGCCCCACATCTCCAATTACGATGATTTCGACGCCCTGACCATGGAGCCGGGCCTGCAGCTTCGCTTTGTGGAACATCCAAGAGAGCTGGGGAACCCTGCGGCAATCATCCTGCCGGGAACAAAAACCACCATGGCCGATCTCCTCTGGCTCAGGCAGAGCGGCCTTGCCGAGGCCATTTGCCGCAAAGCCGAAGAGGGGACTTCGATTATCGGCATGTGCGGGGGCTTTCAGATGCTGGGTAAGCGGATCATCGACAAAGAGGGGGTGGAGGGCAGCGCCGGAAGCCTCCGGGGCCTCGGTCTGCTGGATGTAACCACCTACTTCAGTCGGGAAAAGAAAACTATTCAGGAGACAGGTGTCCTCTGCAGCAACCAGGGAACCCTTGCTCCGCTCAAAGGGTGTAAGGTCGACGGTTATGAAATCCACATGGGTCATAGCGCGCTGGGAGAGTCGGCTGGCCCATTTCTTGCAACCGGCTCAGGGGGGCATGACGGTGCGGTTTCCCCGGACGGCCGCATCATCGGAACCTACTTTCACGGCCTCTTCGACGAGGCCGCTTTCAGACGGGGCTGGCTCGCATCTCTGGGCTGGGAGCCGGAAGGCAAGCCGGTAAGCCTTGTCCAGAAGCGGGAAGAAGAACTGGTGGCCCTGGCCGATGAGGTGGAAGCGGCCATCGATATGAAGCAGCTGGAGGCAATCATCGGACTATGA
- the cbiB gene encoding adenosylcobinamide-phosphate synthase CbiB, whose product MNLCLPILAGALLYDLLWGDPPNRFHPVAWMGRLISRLWQHRPKQGKLLLFSYGALMTICGALLFSLPLLLLQRIPVLPSFVLSIVLLKMSFSLTILLRTGGKIARALEAGDLASARKLTAFHLVSRDTSELEESELCGAVVESLAENLTDSFTSPLLYYLLAGLPGAFAFRYINTSDAMLGYRTGDFEFGGKWAARCDDLLNFIPARLTALLIILAGSIMPIRSLHEKKGNGARGKNPLTSLFAWQNATESPNAGWTMGAAAAILGLRLEKRGHYVINSEGRPPEPADIRCCIRLVRKSALLFLLLLAGILACTGVIFGS is encoded by the coding sequence ATGAACCTTTGCCTGCCGATTCTTGCCGGGGCCCTGCTTTACGACCTGCTTTGGGGTGATCCTCCCAACCGTTTTCATCCGGTAGCCTGGATGGGAAGACTCATTTCCCGTCTCTGGCAGCATCGCCCCAAACAGGGGAAGTTACTTCTTTTTTCCTACGGCGCCCTTATGACCATCTGCGGGGCCCTGCTTTTTTCCCTTCCCCTACTTCTTTTGCAGAGGATTCCGGTCCTGCCGAGCTTTGTTCTGTCGATCGTTCTTTTGAAAATGAGCTTTTCTCTCACCATCCTCCTGCGAACGGGAGGTAAGATCGCACGGGCACTGGAAGCCGGTGACCTTGCATCGGCGAGAAAGCTGACAGCCTTTCACCTTGTCAGTCGGGACACGAGCGAACTGGAGGAGTCGGAGCTTTGCGGTGCGGTGGTCGAATCCCTTGCGGAGAACCTTACCGACAGTTTTACCTCACCCCTTTTGTACTATCTTCTTGCGGGCCTTCCCGGTGCCTTTGCCTTCCGCTATATCAATACCAGCGATGCCATGCTGGGCTACCGCACGGGAGACTTCGAGTTCGGGGGTAAATGGGCGGCTCGCTGCGACGACCTTCTGAACTTCATACCGGCCAGGTTAACGGCCCTGCTCATCATTCTGGCCGGAAGCATCATGCCGATACGATCACTCCATGAGAAAAAAGGTAACGGTGCCCGGGGGAAAAATCCCCTTACATCCCTTTTTGCATGGCAGAATGCTACCGAAAGCCCCAACGCAGGCTGGACCATGGGCGCTGCAGCCGCTATTTTAGGCTTACGCCTGGAAAAAAGAGGGCACTACGTCATAAACAGTGAAGGTCGCCCTCCGGAACCCGCCGATATTCGCTGTTGCATTAGGCTGGTTCGAAAATCTGCCCTCCTTTTTCTTCTACTTTTGGCCGGTATCCTTGCCTGTACGGGGGTGATCTTTGGTTCCTGA
- a CDS encoding pyridoxal phosphate-dependent aminotransferase, with the protein MVPDAKHQAGKPEQAALIRPELLTSQRVVHGGREAKPFDFSVCLNPYPLPDSVATAIAAAPMERYPDTRGQKLTGELAMLHGCDPERLLLTNGVSQAIFLTAFGLLERGRNVLIIGPTYEEYAKNSALMGARLSIFRAQPQEGFTLSIPSLIRTIGELKPALTWICNPNNPTGLLLDKRDIEELADSCSSYGGLLVVDEAYMNFVDENRRYCAEAKNVVVLRSMTKDFALPGLRLGYIIAPHRIARALSAACPEWSINAPALAAGLAAIRLREAFETQWQRLRLQRQSLEGAAAALGYGIFPGTANFFLLYSGANARARRFREHLAASDIALRDCTSFNLPGFYRIGISSEENNRQLLGFLAAESGPTGQDETTERREKT; encoded by the coding sequence TTGGTTCCTGATGCAAAACACCAAGCAGGGAAACCGGAACAAGCGGCGCTGATACGCCCCGAGCTTCTTACATCTCAAAGGGTGGTTCACGGCGGAAGAGAGGCAAAACCCTTTGACTTCTCGGTCTGTCTGAACCCCTACCCTCTTCCCGATTCGGTTGCCACGGCCATTGCAGCCGCTCCGATGGAGCGCTACCCCGACACAAGAGGCCAGAAGCTTACCGGGGAGCTTGCAATGTTACACGGCTGTGATCCCGAACGTCTGTTGCTTACGAACGGGGTGAGCCAGGCCATCTTTCTTACCGCCTTCGGCCTCCTGGAACGGGGAAGAAACGTGCTGATTATCGGGCCAACCTACGAAGAGTATGCAAAAAACAGTGCCCTCATGGGGGCGAGGCTTTCTATTTTTCGGGCACAGCCACAGGAAGGCTTCACGCTATCCATCCCTTCCCTTATCAGGACCATTGGGGAGTTGAAGCCCGCGCTGACATGGATCTGCAATCCCAATAACCCCACAGGGCTTCTTCTCGATAAACGGGACATTGAGGAGTTAGCCGACTCTTGTTCCAGCTACGGCGGTCTTCTGGTGGTGGACGAGGCGTATATGAACTTTGTCGATGAAAACAGACGCTACTGCGCGGAGGCCAAAAACGTCGTGGTGCTACGTTCCATGACAAAGGATTTTGCCCTCCCCGGACTCAGACTGGGCTATATTATTGCACCCCACCGGATTGCAAGGGCCCTTAGCGCCGCCTGCCCCGAGTGGAGCATCAACGCCCCGGCCCTCGCTGCAGGCCTTGCCGCCATAAGGCTGCGGGAAGCCTTCGAAACACAGTGGCAACGGCTCCGACTGCAGCGGCAGAGCCTTGAGGGGGCAGCCGCAGCATTAGGTTACGGCATATTCCCTGGAACGGCCAACTTTTTCCTCCTGTACTCCGGAGCAAATGCGCGTGCACGGCGGTTCCGTGAACATCTTGCCGCCTCGGACATCGCCCTGCGCGACTGTACATCCTTTAACCTGCCGGGGTTTTACCGGATAGGAATTTCAAGCGAAGAAAACAATAGACAACTGCTCGGTTTCCTTGCCGCCGAAAGCGGTCCAACCGGACAGGATGAAACAACAGAGAGACGGGAGAAGACATGA